In the Paenibacillus sp. FSL R7-0337 genome, CTTGCTCCTGCAGATGGCCTTGTCGTGTTCGCGCATACGAAGGTTGGCAAGGTCGCCGGCCTATCGGGAAAAGCCGAGCTCGCAGCCATTACGTTTGAAGTCATTGGAAAGAATACGAAGAAGCCGACAGTAGAATTAACACGTGTGAAGCTTGTGAAAAGCGATCTTACGGATACAGTTGTCAAGCCGGGAACGAAAGCAGACATCGCGGTGCAAGCAGCGGGGAATAACATAACATTCAAGGATATTGCTAATCATTGGGCCAAAGAAGGGATAGAACGGGCTGTCAGTATGGGGTTTGTAAACGGCTTCGGGGATGGGACGTTCCGTCCGGATGTGAGGATCACACGCGCAGAGTTCGTGGTTATGACCGCGAGGGCGTTTGATTTCGAAGCGAAAGGCGCGATGCCGCTAAATTTCAGGGATGTAGATACGATCCCGGTCTGGGCAAGGGATTACATCGCGGAAGCGGAGCAGACTGGCCTGATTAAAGGCTACGCCGATGGCAGCTTCCGTCCGAACCAATGGATTAGCAGGTCCGAAATGGCTGTCCTGATCATGAGGCTGTACGACGGCGAGCATCATTCTAACGGAACGGTCTCATTTGCCGATAAGCAACAGATTAAGTCATGGGCACTTCCGTCGGTTGCTGCCGCGGCTGACCTGGGAATCATTAAGGGCAAGAATGGTAATCGGTTCGCTCCTGCTGATCCTGCTACCCGGGCTGAAGCGTTGATTATGCTGCTTCGTCTGATGGATGCAGACAAGTGATACCTGAGAGAATGAAATCCTGACGCACCTACGCTCACTGGAAAAAACCGCAAGGACGTATCCCTCCACGATCCGATCGGAACGGATAAGAAAGGCAATGAGATCACCCTGATCGAGAGGGCGCTCATGAAGCTGTATCATGAGTTTTATAAGGTGAAGCGGTGAGCAGTAGCCCTTAAATGTAGGATAATAGCCTGTAGAGATGAGAGAATAACGTCTCGTTTCTACAGGCTATTTATGTTTCTATCTCATGAACAAATTTTGGGTATCATCGTAGAGCATTCTACTTTCCGCTATACTTAACTAAGCAGCTTGAAAATACAATTAGAGAGCTTCGGGTAGGAGGCAAAAGTGAATACTTATGATGATAGCCTTTCGTTTATAAGCCGAAATTATTTGAATAAAGATGAGCAACTGGAGATGCCAACATTAATAAGCGATAATTCTCTTGTTGATATAAATATTGTAAAGAGGACTGCCCGTATGCTACGAAGAGTAGGGATCATTACCGTTACACGGCAGTAGGGCTTAAGCCTCCAAGAACCTCCGGATCAGCAGCTGTTACGCTGGACAGTGGGGAGACGCGCCGTATTAGATGACAATCAACAAACTTTTGACTGGCTGAGCAAGGGATGGATTGTGAAGGAGGTCCGTTTCAAGCAAGACGGGAAATCCGTAGACCGGATATATTACCGTATGGGTTATCTATTATATGTGCAGTTGATAAATAAGCAAAATGACGCAGAGCGGGATGTAATAGATCAATTTACGTTTTATCAGTCAGAAGCTGCCCGGAGAATGGAAGAGATCATGTGTATACCGGACGAACGAATGCTTCAGTTAAAGGGTTTGACAGTATTCTTAACGGATAGTTTAGCATGGAGTATGAGTACTCTGAAGGATCAGGCTGTTTTTCCTGCGAAATGGAGCGTATCTAAGAGAATTCATTCATTACACTTTTTACTGGCTTTTGGCATGATTTCTTGTACCAAAGAGATATTTGACTGGAAAGAAATTGGCGCACAGTATTACCCGGGTATCGGAGGCTCTAAGGCATTTGATCTGTCTAAAATAGAGTTTCTTAACATGCTGGAGACGCTAAGCGGTCAGCCAGCGGAAGCCTTAGGAATGATAAGCGGAGGGCAGATTACGCCCATCTATTTCGCGGGTACCCTTGAAGGGAAATGGTCAAATTACCAGGCAGGTCCTGTCCATGCCTTAACCAATATTTCAGTATCCCAAGACGAGTATTCAACCCCGGCAACAACGCTATGGTTAGTTGAGAACCGGGCTGTTTTGACGCGGATGTCAGCAGAACCCCATTTCTTGCAAGAGACTAATTCTATAATTGTATGTGTAGACGGCCATATTCGGAGTGTGCATCGGTATTTCATCAGGCAATTAATGAATAGTAGCTCCATCGGTCAAGTGATCTTGTGGAGTGATTATGATGAGGCGGGGCTGCAAATTGCACGAGAAATGTACCAGTCGCTTAGTGGACATGATGTGCGGCATAAATGGATCTGCCCTGATCACTCGATACTAACGAGTTGGCCGGAGTATCAACAGCGCATGGAGGATTTGCTGCAGTAGCAGTATATGAAGTTGGAACAAGAGATTGTGTTAGGGGAGGCAGAGGATTGGAGAAGCTGGATCAACCATTAATTTCAATTTTTCAGACTGACGAATCCGGGCCGGAAATGCACCAAGCCTTAAGAGATATTGCTCTGTTGTCCGGGGTATTGAATGATCTGGGCTCCCAGAACTTTCTGCAGACGCCTATCGAAATTTTACGGTTCTTACGTATTATTCAACTGATCAATGAGGAGGCCCTGGGACTGGATGAACCGATTGAGAACGCAGATACTCTGTATTTTCGTTACCGGAACCGCTATAAGGACCTTGATCTGCCAAGCAAGAAAAAGGTTGAACAAATTGTAAATGTCCTGGTGAAGTATAACTGGATATCTAAACAAACAAGACAGCTAAAAATGCGTGATGTAGGGAAGCGGATGATGGATACGCTCATACGGCTCGCTAATGATTCTTTAGCCTATTACATGCATGATGATATTGGCCGATCGTTATTCCAGGCCAGACGGGATGCGGAGCTTTGCGAAGCCTACGATGATCATGGCATTTCCGGCGGCAACAAAATTGCCAGTATGATTCGCAACGTAGAAAATGCTATACAATTGATGAAGGAACGTGAATTAGAAATGCTGGCGGACCGTAATGCACTGCCCCAGTTAGAGATTATCCATCAGTTGATGCAGGAGCTGGAGATGAAGCTGACAGAGCGTCTCCGTAAGTTTCATACGTTAGAGGACAGTCTTGTGCTCAGTGATTTAATGCAGGCAGGAATATCTGCGCTGGCCGATGGCACGAATCTGAGCATGGGGATGATTAATAAATATCTTAAATTTACGATGATGAAGCAAACGATGCTCTTGTCCTCGATTAATCCCGAAAAAGTTCGGATGTTCATTACACAGATGTATGACCCGCCTCAAGAATCGGATATTCCTAATGCTCATCAGATTATGAGCTTTATGGAGCAGAATGAATACGAGGGGGAGTCTATGGATGGTCTGTGGATGCCTGTTAAATTCGCCGCGCCGCTGTCCGGTGCAGCTATTAGTGAAGCTATTCAATATCTGGAGGACTATGAGCCGCTAGTGGACCGGATGCAGGAATGATTACCGGCCCTAATGGAGCAGGGAAGTCTAACATAACGTACTGCATTGGGGTTGTTTTGTATTCTTCCAAGGTAGACTTAGAGGGTCTGAAATCCCGCAATCTCCTTCCGGATGATACATGGAAAGCTCATATTCGGTTATTGTTTAAGAATGAGGGAAGCATGCGCATTGATGCTCCTGCTTTTATCGAATTCTCAATTTATATTGTGCAGGAGCCTGGACAGCCCGCGAAGAAGGAATTTATCATTCACTCGGGGGATGATCCGGAGCAATGGGATGAGACTATTAAGTATACTTCCGGTGATCGTCAATACAATTTCACTACGTACAAGAAGGACCTCCAGTACAAATACAAAATTGATCCCGATCTGTTCTACCTGATTTGGTATCAGCAGGAGGTCAATCAATTTGCGGTCATGGACCCGCAGGAGCGGTTTCGTATTTTCGCTGAAATGCATGGCATTGATCAGGTACAGCACAACTGGGAAGAAAGTATGGAGAAGTTGAAGGAAGTGCAGGAGAGTCTAAGAACCGCTGACATTAACGTATCCAATAAGAAGCAATGGCTGGGGATGGCGAAGACAGCGCTGGAACGGTATGAGGATAATCGCAGGCGCCTTGTAGAAGGAGGCCGAATGTACGCTGGAGCACTGCTGAAATTAGAAAACTTTTACAAGCAGGAACAACAGCATTTATTAGCGAAGCAAGACCAATTGCTCGTTGACCAGGAAGCAGCGAAGGACAATCTTGACCTATTGCAGGAGCAAGCTGAGCGGATCACTTATGAGCTAACGCAGCTCCAAGCGGAAAATGAGCGGATTAATGAGGAAATTACTTTATTGCAGGAGAAGCTATCTCTTGTAAATAATGAAATAAATGAAATCACGAACGTTATTAATGAATTGAACAACCAGTTGAAGGAGCTTAATCAAGAAAAGTCTGGAATTACACGGACTGAAGAAGAGGTACAGGGGCAGCTCGCGGCAATCACATTACAGCTTCAAGAACGGAATCGTGACTTGGCGAAGGCTGAAGCAGACATTCAGGAATCTGAGGATGTTATAGCGCAATTAATGAATTCAAGCTATATCCTGAATGCGCAGATTCAGCAGGATAAGGAGCTGGAGTATGAACACCAAGGATGGTTATGGCAATATCACAGCAGTTATGATGTGGATAAGAATATTGCAGCATTAGAGCAAAGAATTCGCGATTTCAAGCATGAACAAGATAAGAAGGCGAAGCTGCTTCAGAAATTAACGGAAGAGGGACTTCAGCTTGAGCATAATAGATTATGGTCGGACCGCCAGAAGGAGTCACTTGCGCTATTCAGAGCAAATGGAGTACGGGCCTATACCTTAAATGAGTTAGTCGAATTAGACGATTCCGCACGGCCCGCAGCAGAGGAGCAATTCGAAGCTATTAAATATACTGTATTTTTTGATGGGAAGCATGACCCGTCCTTCACGCTCATGCTTCCTGGTGAGGAAAGCTTCGGATTCACGAACAGCTTGAATAATCGCATGCAATTCCTGCATAGTCTGTGTATCCCTCTTAATGGATAAATCTGCTTACGGTCATCGAAGAAATGGAGAATTTCAAAGGAACAGCCCGATTTATTTATGATGAGCTGGTTAACGAGCCTGCACCAGAACCTAATAATGTGAAAAAACCGCAGTCGGTTACCAAGCTCCGCCAAGAATATGAGTCCGGGAAAGTTACATTTAATAATGCCCGATATGAATCGGGTCTGGACCCTGCTGCACCTGAGAATTACAAAGTCATTGAAGAAGAGGTTCACCGGCTGCAGGATGAGTATAAGCGGACAAGCTTATTGTTTGAAGAGAATCAGGAACGTGCTGAGACGCTCAGGGATCAATTGGAGACAACCATTAATATGAGAGTGCTTGAAATTCAGCAGCGATTCAAGAACTACATGAGCGGTTTTCAATTCGAAGGACAGATTGATTGGAAGCAGCAAGAGGACCGCAAGGGACGGGGACTGTTCCATTTATTCATAAGAGCCCGTAAGGAAGGGCATCGGGGATCGTTAGAGGATGTCAGTGTGAAGGCGCGGGGAGGAAGAGTGGGCAAGGGTGTCTCTGGCGGGGAGGAGTCGCTTAGTTCACTTCTGTTTGAACTCGCTTTGTTACAGAATCTGCAAACGGTACCCGGCTTTATTGTGATGGATGAATTCGATAGTGGGTTAGATGAACAACGGAAGTTAAAAGTATTTGATCTCTATGCCAGCGAGCTAAAGCGCAAATTAATTATCCTGTCTCCGAAGTCGCATGAGAACTCCTACCTGGACCGGTTCTACAAAGCGTACATTGTGCATCATGACCCTACTGTACCTTGGAGTAAGGTAACGGAGTTGATTTTAAAGGGTTAATTATTTTCGTTATGGATAAGTGAGTATATTGAGTAAACATACGAAAAATAAACTTGCGTAAATAAGCGGCAACGCTGGGCTTGGAGACCACGGCATGGGAGGGCGTTCGCAGATAACGGAAAACAGTCCCGAATTTCGGCCTGACCCCTGGTATCGGCGGCCTTCCTTGGCCTGCTTCATGCCGTCTCCGACCAGGACTACGCGAATTTTGATTCACCACGAGTGGCGCATGCTGGCGCACAACCTGAGCCACTTCTGCCGTAGCGCATGAGTGGACCAGCCGTATGAACGGAAGAAGTGAATCGGCGTCTCATAGCTGAGGCTATTTAGTGATAGATCTCGAAAAACAGGAACGGAAGGCTGTTAAGATTGTTCATATATTTGAGCACAGGTATGTTCAAGCGCCTGCAAATAGGATAACTGCTTGGTGTAACCCATTTGGCTATTATTCCTTTCGTGTGAGAACTAAAGGATACCATAATTCGCTTAATTGGGTTATTTTTCTATGCGTCGATTTTCGACAAGAACTTTTCACTGTCCAGTAAATAAATAAATATTTAAATTTTATATGATGACTTTGAAATTAGAACGTCATAACTGATATGAAATATACTTTATTTAGTTACATAATTCTACAGAAATGGATAGAAGTCTCATGGTATGATTTATTTATTATTGAAATATAAGTTAGTTAAATGCTTGTAAGAAAGAAGGCTTGCAATCGATGATGAGGTGAATAATGACTAAAATATTTTCATTAATTCTAAAAAGAAAAGGAGTCTCTAAGTGGAAATTGGGCTGAAAGTCCCCTTTTGGATAATCATATGCATATAGGTTTAAATGTGATATTAAATATCGCGGATTTATTTGGCGCAGATTGGAAGAGGGCACTGATGTAGTTGTATCATGAGTTTTATAAGGCGAAGAGGAGAAGATTATTGGGTCATCCTGCTGGCAGGACTTTTTGCAAAAAAAATGTCGTTTACGGGTCTCTAGGTTCCAAATAATTGCGAAAACACTAAAAATCTTGGGTTTTATGTCTAATTATGTG is a window encoding:
- a CDS encoding S-layer homology domain-containing protein, translating into MGIRLKYRVKYRVGMMLLAAWFTLSLLPVYAMAKDASFSLAVSNSTSIKGNQVVVTVTGSDLTDVYGFEINLKYDTNLLLYKKSESLLQGFSVPLAPADGLVVFAHTKVGKVAGLSGKAELAAITFEVIGKNTKKPTVELTRVKLVKSDLTDTVVKPGTKADIAVQAAGNNITFKDIANHWAKEGIERAVSMGFVNGFGDGTFRPDVRITRAEFVVMTARAFDFEAKGAMPLNFRDVDTIPVWARDYIAEAEQTGLIKGYADGSFRPNQWISRSEMAVLIMRLYDGEHHSNGTVSFADKQQIKSWALPSVAAAADLGIIKGKNGNRFAPADPATRAEALIMLLRLMDADK
- a CDS encoding DUF2399 domain-containing protein yields the protein MGYLLYVQLINKQNDAERDVIDQFTFYQSEAARRMEEIMCIPDERMLQLKGLTVFLTDSLAWSMSTLKDQAVFPAKWSVSKRIHSLHFLLAFGMISCTKEIFDWKEIGAQYYPGIGGSKAFDLSKIEFLNMLETLSGQPAEALGMISGGQITPIYFAGTLEGKWSNYQAGPVHALTNISVSQDEYSTPATTLWLVENRAVLTRMSAEPHFLQETNSIIVCVDGHIRSVHRYFIRQLMNSSSIGQVILWSDYDEAGLQIAREMYQSLSGHDVRHKWICPDHSILTSWPEYQQRMEDLLQ